From the Niveibacterium microcysteis genome, the window CCACGCCTTGCGCTGCATCCGTCTCGCTCACTTTTTCAGATCTTCCCTAAGTGCGCCCCAACGATCGAGGGGGCGCTGGTTACTGCGGACGTCATCTGATCGGCGTCAGCCAGTCGGCGTGTGCCGGCACTTCACCCTTCACGCAGGCGAAGTAGCGCGACTGCAGCGCACGCGTGATCGGGCCCGGCGTGCCATCGCCGACACGGCGGCGATCCACTTCAACGATCGGCGTCACTTCGACCGCGGTGCCGCAGAAGAAGAGTTCGTCTGCCAGCACGAGGTCGTCGCGCGTCAGGCGCGCAGCGCGCACCGGGTAGCCCAGGTCAGCCGCCAGCGCATGCAGCGTGCGGCGGGTGATGCCGTCGAGCGCGACGGTCACCTCCGGTTCCAGGATTTCGCCACCGCGCACGATGAAGACATTCTCGCCCGGCCCTTCGGCGACAAAGCCTTCGGTATCCAGCAGCACCGCTTCATCGTAGCCATCCGCACGCGCTTCCCGCGCCGCCAGGATCGCCGTGGTGTAGCCGCCGATCGCCTTGGCGCGGCACGGGTAGGCGTTGGGGTGCTGCCGTGCCCAGGTCGACACCTTCACCCGCACCCCGTGCGTCAGCGCATCGGCGCCGAGGTAGCGGCCCCAGGGCATCGCCATCACGCCAACGCGCACCGACAAGCCGGCGGGGTCCATGCCGAGGCGCTCATCGCCAAGGAACACCAACGGGCGCAAATAGCCTTCAGTGAGGCCGTTGCGGCGCATTGCTTCAACGCAGGCTTCGTGCAGTGCTGCGCGGCTGAACGGGATTTCGATGCCGAGCAGGCGGGCGGAGCCTTCGAGGCGTGCCAGATGCTCGTCAAGGCGGAAGATCGCCGCGCCATCGGCACCTGCATAGCAGCGGATGCCTTCAAAGCAGCCCAGTCCGTAATGCAAGGTGTGGGTGCCCAGGTGCACCGTTGCGTCGCGCCAGCGTAGCCATTCACCATCCAGCCAGATCCAGCCATCACGTTCCGACAGTTTCATTTCGTTCACTCCAAAGCGATCCGGGAATCGCCCGCGCCAAGGCGGGCAAACGGGCCGACCCGGGTTGGGCGGCGGGCGGTGCGAATCAGCTCGGGGTACTGGAGGGCTGTGGCGGCACCGGTGTGCGGGGTAGGGCCACTTTGCCGGCGGCGTGGTGCGGGGTCGAACGAAAAGCGTGCGGCTTGGGGTGAGGGAATTTCACTCGAACACGGCGCATGCCGCGGGTGGGTGAGGTGCGGGCGCGTCGTGCCGGCACCTGCGGGGGCTCACCGGCCTTACTGCGGGCTGCGGTTACCGAGCGCGGTGCCGTGCTTGGCGAAGGCCATGAAATCTTCGGCCGGCAGAGGCTTGCTGCAGAGGTAGCCCTGGTACAGGTCGCAGGCGAGACCATCGAGGATGTCGAGCTGCGCCTGCGTTTCGACGCCCTCGGCGATGACCTTGAACCCGAGTGTGCGGCCGATCTGCACGATGGCGGTCACGATCTCGCGATCGTCGCGCCGGTTGACCACATGTTCGACGAAGCTGCGGTCGATCTTCAGCACATCCAGCGGCAAGCGTTTCAGGTAGGCGAGCGACGAGTAGCCAGTGCCGAAATCGTCGATCGCGATGCGCACACCGGCGTCGCGCAGGCGCGCGAGTTGTGCGAGGCCCGCATCTTCCTCCCCCTGCAACGAGGATTCGGTCAGTTCGAGCTCCAGGCGTTCGGGCGGCAGGCCGCTGCCAGCCAGGATGCCCAGCACCATATCGGCGAAATCGGCGCGGCGGATCTGTGCTGCCGCCACGTTCACCGCCACCCCCAGCGGGTTGCCGCGGCGCGCTGGCCAACTGCTGGCCTGATGGCAGGCTTCCCGCAGCATCCATTCGCCCAGCGGCACGATCAGCCCGGTCTCTTCGGCGAGCGGGATGAAGGCGTCCGGCGCGATTACCCGGTCGCCATTCTTGTGCCAGCGCACCAGCGCTTCTGCGCCGACAAGGTGGCCGCTCCGGATGTCGATCTGCGGCTGGAAGTAGGCGCGCAGTTCGCCGTTTTCGATAGCGCTGCGCAGGGCACTTTCCAATTCAAGGCGGGCACGCGCGGCGTGCGTGAGATCTTGCGAAAAATAGTGGTAGCGGCCGCGGCCCTCGCGCTTGGCGCGGTACATCGCGGCATCGGCCTGCTGCAGCAGTTCTTCGGGCGAAACGGCGGAGCCGGGGTAGTGGGCAATGCCAATGCTTGCCGATACACGTAGCTGTGATCCGCCTGGCAGTGTCCAAGGGGTTCGCAGTGTGTCGAGGATGTCTTCCGCCACCCGGGATGCATCGTCCGGGCGGTGCAGCTTTTCGAGCAGGATCGTGAACTCGTCGCCGCCCAGCCGGCTCAGCGTATCGACTTCGCGCAGCCGGCAGCGCAGGCCTTCCGCCACGCGTTGCAGCAGACTGTCGCCCACGAGATGCCCGAAGCTGTCATTCACGTCCTTGAAGCGGTCGAGATCGAGCATCAACAGCGCGGTCGAATGCCCCTCGCGCTTGGCCACCTTCATCGCGCGTTCGATGCGCGAGAACAGCGTCAGCCGGTTGGGCAGGTTGGTCAGTGGATCGTGGTGGGCGAGAAACTCCAGCCGCTCCTCCGAGGCCTTGATCGCCGAGATGTCGGTCAGCACGCCGACGTAGCGCGACACATGGCCACGCCCGTCGCGCACCGCACTGATGCTGGTCAGCTGCGGATAGATCTCGCCGTTCTTGCGCCGGTTCCACAGCTCGCCCTGCCAGCGGCCGGTCGCCGCTATCTCGGCCCACATCGCGGCAAAGAAGACCGCATCGTGACGCCCGGACTTCAGTATCGATGCGGTCATGCCGAGCACTTCGTCGAGCGTGTAGCCGGTCATCGCGGTGAAGGCGCGGTTGACCGACACGATATGGCCGTCGGCATCGGTGATCAGCACGCCTTCCTGGGTGTTCTCATACACCGCGGCGGCTTGCCGCAACGCCAGTTCGGCCTGCTTCTTCTGGTGGATATCGGTATGCGTGCCCGACATCATCGTCGGGTTGCCCGCGGCGTCGCGCTCCACCACCCGACCGCAGGTCAGCACCCAATGCCACGCGCCCGACTTCGTGAGCATTCGGAGTTCGACTTCGTGTGCCGGAATCGCGCCTTCGGTGTGCCGGCGGATCGATTCGTGCGCCAGTCGCAGATCGTCCGGATCAACATAGGCGGGCCAGTTCGCCGGATCGAGCTTCATCTCGCCGGGTGCGTAGCCCAGCATGGTTTCGAAGCGCGGTGAAACCGAGAACTCCCCGGTCTGCAGATTCCACTCCCAGAAGCCCTGATCCGAACCTTCAATGACGCGTGCCAGGCGACGCTCGCTCTGGCGCAACGCCAGTTCGGCGTTCTTGCGTTCGGTGATGACGTCGAATACCGCAATGAAATGATCCGGCGCCGGGCTGAACACCGAGATCGAGAACCACATCTTCAGCGCTTCGACGTAATGCTCGAAGCGTTCCGCAGCGCCCCCCCGCGCAACGCGGCCGTAGCGTTCGATCAGTGCGCGGTCGGTTTGCGTGATGCCGGGTATCGCTTCGGATGCACGTCGGCCGGTTACATCGGGCAGCCCGGTTTGCCGGCAGAACGCCTCATTCACCAGCAGGTAGATGAAATCGACCGCGGTGTCGCCTTCGTATTCCGCTCGGCAGTACGCCAGCCCGTTGATCAGGTTGTCGAACAGCGTCGCGTACATATCCGCTGGAACGGTGTTAGGGGGGACCAGCGGGCTTGCGTCGTTCATCAGTCGATCCTGCGTTGCGATTACGGAAGCAATCTGCTGCAAGGGTGCGCGGCGCGATGCACACGCCGGCAGCAGTGGGTGCCACGCAACCATAACGGCACGGCGCGCCGAAGATTGAATTGCTTACACGTCAGCGCCATGCGTTCGACATGGCGCGCGGGGCTTAGTGCCGCGATTGCCTTCTGCAGCGAACATCAGCCGCCAGGCGGCTTCAGGCTTGCCCGGT encodes:
- a CDS encoding sensor domain-containing protein, with product MNDASPLVPPNTVPADMYATLFDNLINGLAYCRAEYEGDTAVDFIYLLVNEAFCRQTGLPDVTGRRASEAIPGITQTDRALIERYGRVARGGAAERFEHYVEALKMWFSISVFSPAPDHFIAVFDVITERKNAELALRQSERRLARVIEGSDQGFWEWNLQTGEFSVSPRFETMLGYAPGEMKLDPANWPAYVDPDDLRLAHESIRRHTEGAIPAHEVELRMLTKSGAWHWVLTCGRVVERDAAGNPTMMSGTHTDIHQKKQAELALRQAAAVYENTQEGVLITDADGHIVSVNRAFTAMTGYTLDEVLGMTASILKSGRHDAVFFAAMWAEIAATGRWQGELWNRRKNGEIYPQLTSISAVRDGRGHVSRYVGVLTDISAIKASEERLEFLAHHDPLTNLPNRLTLFSRIERAMKVAKREGHSTALLMLDLDRFKDVNDSFGHLVGDSLLQRVAEGLRCRLREVDTLSRLGGDEFTILLEKLHRPDDASRVAEDILDTLRTPWTLPGGSQLRVSASIGIAHYPGSAVSPEELLQQADAAMYRAKREGRGRYHYFSQDLTHAARARLELESALRSAIENGELRAYFQPQIDIRSGHLVGAEALVRWHKNGDRVIAPDAFIPLAEETGLIVPLGEWMLREACHQASSWPARRGNPLGVAVNVAAAQIRRADFADMVLGILAGSGLPPERLELELTESSLQGEEDAGLAQLARLRDAGVRIAIDDFGTGYSSLAYLKRLPLDVLKIDRSFVEHVVNRRDDREIVTAIVQIGRTLGFKVIAEGVETQAQLDILDGLACDLYQGYLCSKPLPAEDFMAFAKHGTALGNRSPQ
- a CDS encoding branched-chain amino acid transaminase; the protein is MKLSERDGWIWLDGEWLRWRDATVHLGTHTLHYGLGCFEGIRCYAGADGAAIFRLDEHLARLEGSARLLGIEIPFSRAALHEACVEAMRRNGLTEGYLRPLVFLGDERLGMDPAGLSVRVGVMAMPWGRYLGADALTHGVRVKVSTWARQHPNAYPCRAKAIGGYTTAILAAREARADGYDEAVLLDTEGFVAEGPGENVFIVRGGEILEPEVTVALDGITRRTLHALAADLGYPVRAARLTRDDLVLADELFFCGTAVEVTPIVEVDRRRVGDGTPGPITRALQSRYFACVKGEVPAHADWLTPIR